Proteins from a single region of Pseudomonas fulva:
- the putP gene encoding sodium/proline symporter PutP → MTASTPMLVTFVVYILAMVLIGFIAYRATKNFSDYILGGRSLGSFVTALSAGASDMSGWLLMGLPGAIFIAGISESWIAIGLILGAWLNWLFVAGRLRVHTEHNNNALTLPDFFTHRFEDNSKLLRIFSALVILVFFTIYCASGVVAGARLFESTFGLSYDVALWVGAAATIAYVFVGGFLAVSWTDTVQATMMIFALLITPVFVILSLGDFDAAMTTIEQANPANFDMFRGLSFVAIVSLLAWGLGYFGQPHILVRFMAADSVKSIPAARRIGMIWMVLCLGGAVAVGFFGIAYFANNPALAGPVSDNSERVFIELTKILFNPWVAGIVLSAILAAVMSTLSCQLLVCSSALTEDFYKAFLRKGASEKELVWVGRLMVLLIAIVAIAIASNPDSKVLGLVSYAWAGFGAAFGPVVILSLVWKGMTRNGALAGMVVGAATVVLWKNFIGLGLYEIIPGFILATLAIVVFSKIGRPASPAMVKRFDEAEREYQDAHL, encoded by the coding sequence ATGACTGCAAGTACTCCCATGCTGGTCACCTTCGTGGTCTACATCCTGGCCATGGTGCTGATCGGTTTCATCGCCTACCGTGCGACCAAGAACTTCTCCGACTACATCCTCGGCGGCCGCAGCCTCGGCAGCTTCGTCACCGCGCTGTCCGCCGGTGCCTCGGACATGAGTGGCTGGCTGCTGATGGGCCTGCCGGGCGCCATCTTTATCGCCGGCATCTCGGAAAGCTGGATCGCCATCGGCCTGATCCTCGGCGCCTGGCTCAACTGGCTGTTCGTCGCCGGTCGCCTGCGGGTGCACACCGAGCACAACAACAACGCCCTGACCCTGCCTGACTTCTTCACCCACCGTTTCGAAGACAACAGCAAGCTGCTGCGCATCTTCTCGGCGCTGGTGATCCTGGTGTTCTTCACCATCTACTGCGCCTCGGGCGTGGTGGCCGGTGCGCGCCTGTTCGAATCGACCTTCGGCCTGAGCTACGACGTCGCCCTGTGGGTCGGTGCGGCGGCGACCATCGCCTACGTGTTCGTCGGTGGTTTCCTGGCGGTGAGCTGGACCGACACCGTGCAGGCCACCATGATGATCTTCGCGCTGCTGATCACCCCGGTGTTCGTGATTCTCTCCCTGGGCGATTTCGATGCGGCGATGACCACCATCGAGCAGGCCAACCCGGCCAACTTCGACATGTTCCGCGGCTTGTCCTTCGTCGCCATCGTGTCGCTGCTGGCCTGGGGCCTGGGCTACTTCGGCCAGCCGCACATCCTGGTGCGTTTCATGGCAGCCGATTCGGTCAAGTCGATTCCGGCCGCACGCCGTATCGGCATGATCTGGATGGTCCTGTGCCTGGGCGGCGCCGTGGCAGTCGGTTTCTTCGGCATCGCCTACTTCGCCAACAACCCGGCCCTGGCCGGCCCGGTCAGCGATAACAGCGAACGCGTGTTCATCGAACTGACCAAGATCCTCTTTAACCCCTGGGTTGCCGGTATCGTGCTGTCGGCCATTCTGGCCGCGGTGATGAGCACCCTGAGCTGCCAGCTGCTGGTGTGCTCCAGCGCGCTGACCGAAGACTTCTACAAGGCCTTCCTGCGCAAGGGCGCGAGCGAGAAGGAGCTGGTGTGGGTCGGTCGTCTGATGGTGCTGCTGATCGCCATCGTCGCCATCGCCATCGCCTCCAACCCGGACAGCAAGGTACTGGGCCTGGTGTCCTACGCCTGGGCGGGCTTCGGCGCGGCCTTCGGTCCGGTGGTGATCCTGTCGCTGGTCTGGAAGGGCATGACCCGCAACGGCGCCCTGGCCGGCATGGTGGTCGGTGCGGCCACCGTGGTGCTGTGGAAGAACTTCATCGGCCTGGGTCTGTACGAGATCATTCCGGGCTTCATCCTCGCCACCCTGGCCATCGTGGTGTTCAGCAAGATCGGTCGCCCGGCCTCGCCGGCGATGGTCAAGCGCTTCGACGAAGCCGAGAGGGAGTACCAGGACGCCCATCTCTGA
- the putA gene encoding bifunctional proline dehydrogenase/L-glutamate gamma-semialdehyde dehydrogenase PutA, translated as MFKASQVLQPEFLAQVSAARAADFFPAISANYNVDESAYLEELLQLADPGAAGIESIRQQARSLIQDVRGRDNAVDTLDALLRQYSLDTQEGLMLMCLAEALLRVPDASTADALIRDKLSAAEWERHLGKSDNVLVNFAAWGLVMTGKVVDPQDADGRPKKVLGRLIQRSGEPVIRAAMNQAMKLMGKQFVLGRTISEALKNGRPEREKGYTYSFDMLGEAALTAEDAEKYMADYRKAIDTVGAEPQVGPGPKPSISIKLSALHPRYEVAQRERVLSELFANVRELAIRARKLNVGISVDAEEADRLELSLELYEKLLRDPAIAGWGEFGLVIQAYSKRCLPVLVWLTLLGRELGEKMPLRLVKGAYWDSEIKQCQVWGLDGYPVFTRKEGTDTSYLACARYLLSDFTRGVIYPQFASHNAHTVSCILAMAAEQASPRDFEFQRLHGMGDALYDTVLEKHRKTVRIYAPVGAHKDLLPYLVRRLLENGANSSFVHQLVDPGVPVESLIDHPVTQLRKFASLANNKIPLPPALYGATRKNSQGINMNIQKSLTELENAYRPQLDRQWQAAPVINGQTLSGTAQEVRCPYDLNKLVGTAQFASAAQAAQALDGLSAAWPNWNATTIDARASVLERLADLLEKHRAELMALCTVEAGKSMQDGIDEVREAVDFCRYYAQQARLKLGREELKGPTGERNELFHEGRGIFVCVSPWNFPLAIYLGQITAALVAGNVVLAKPAEQTSLIAARALELMFEAGLPKDVIAFLPGDGATLGGVFCRDPRVAGVCFTGSTDTARIINRQLAEKDGMIATLIAETGGQNAMIVDSTALPEQVVKDAVGSAFTSAGQRCSALRVLYVQRDIADRVIDLLKGAMAELKIGPTHLRENDIGPVIDGEARDGLLAHIKQLKGEGKLIAEAAVAGDLNGHFVAPVAFEIAGIHELQKEQFGPVLHVVRYDAADLEKVVAAINATGYGLTLGIHSRNEETAARIEALARVGNLYVNRNQIGAVVGVQPFGGCGLSGTGPKAGGPSYLLRFVNERTTSVNTTAVGGNASLLSLGDE; from the coding sequence ATGTTCAAAGCCAGCCAGGTCTTGCAGCCGGAGTTTCTCGCGCAGGTTTCCGCTGCCAGGGCTGCCGATTTTTTCCCCGCCATCAGTGCCAACTACAACGTCGACGAGAGCGCTTATCTCGAGGAACTGCTGCAGCTCGCCGACCCCGGCGCTGCTGGCATCGAGAGCATTCGCCAGCAGGCGCGCAGCCTGATCCAGGACGTGCGCGGCCGCGACAATGCGGTCGACACCCTCGACGCGCTGCTGCGCCAGTACAGCCTGGACACCCAGGAAGGCCTGATGCTGATGTGCCTGGCCGAGGCACTCTTGCGCGTGCCGGATGCCAGCACCGCCGATGCGCTGATTCGCGACAAGCTCAGCGCCGCCGAGTGGGAGCGGCACCTGGGCAAGAGCGACAACGTGCTGGTCAACTTCGCGGCCTGGGGCCTGGTGATGACCGGCAAGGTGGTCGACCCGCAAGATGCTGACGGGCGTCCGAAAAAAGTTCTCGGCCGGCTCATCCAGCGTTCCGGCGAGCCGGTGATCCGCGCGGCGATGAACCAGGCCATGAAGCTCATGGGCAAGCAGTTCGTGCTCGGCCGCACCATCAGCGAGGCGCTGAAGAACGGTCGCCCGGAGCGCGAGAAGGGCTACACCTATTCCTTCGACATGCTTGGCGAAGCGGCGCTGACCGCCGAAGACGCCGAGAAGTACATGGCCGACTACCGCAAGGCCATCGACACCGTCGGCGCCGAGCCCCAGGTCGGCCCCGGCCCGAAGCCATCGATCTCGATCAAGCTCTCCGCGCTGCACCCGCGTTACGAAGTGGCCCAGCGCGAGCGCGTGCTGAGCGAGCTGTTCGCCAACGTGCGCGAACTGGCCATCCGGGCCCGCAAGCTCAACGTCGGTATCTCGGTGGACGCCGAAGAGGCGGATCGCCTGGAGCTGTCCCTGGAGCTGTACGAAAAGCTGCTGCGCGATCCGGCCATCGCTGGCTGGGGCGAGTTCGGCCTGGTCATCCAGGCGTACTCCAAGCGCTGCCTGCCAGTGCTGGTGTGGCTGACCCTGCTTGGCCGCGAGTTGGGCGAGAAAATGCCGCTGCGCCTGGTCAAGGGCGCCTACTGGGACAGCGAGATCAAGCAGTGCCAGGTGTGGGGTCTCGACGGCTACCCGGTGTTCACCCGCAAGGAAGGCACCGATACCTCGTATCTGGCCTGCGCCCGCTACCTGCTCAGCGACTTCACCCGCGGGGTGATCTACCCGCAGTTCGCCAGCCACAACGCCCACACCGTCAGCTGCATCCTGGCCATGGCCGCCGAGCAGGCGTCGCCGCGCGACTTCGAGTTCCAGCGCCTGCACGGCATGGGCGATGCGCTGTACGACACGGTGCTGGAGAAGCACCGCAAGACCGTACGCATCTACGCCCCGGTCGGCGCCCACAAGGACCTGCTGCCGTACCTGGTGCGGCGCCTGCTGGAGAACGGCGCCAACTCGTCGTTCGTGCACCAGCTGGTCGACCCGGGCGTACCGGTCGAATCGCTGATCGATCACCCGGTCACCCAGCTGCGCAAGTTCGCCAGCCTCGCCAATAACAAAATCCCGCTGCCGCCTGCGCTGTACGGGGCCACACGGAAAAACTCCCAGGGCATCAACATGAACATCCAGAAATCGCTGACCGAACTCGAAAACGCCTACCGTCCGCAGCTGGATCGCCAGTGGCAGGCCGCGCCGGTGATCAACGGCCAGACCCTGAGCGGCACCGCCCAGGAGGTTCGCTGCCCGTATGATCTGAACAAGCTGGTCGGTACCGCCCAGTTCGCCAGCGCCGCCCAGGCCGCCCAGGCCCTGGATGGCCTGAGCGCTGCCTGGCCGAACTGGAACGCCACCACCATCGATGCCCGGGCCAGCGTGCTCGAGCGCCTGGCCGACCTGCTGGAGAAACACCGCGCCGAGCTGATGGCGCTGTGCACCGTGGAAGCCGGCAAGTCCATGCAGGATGGCATCGACGAAGTGCGCGAGGCGGTGGATTTCTGCCGTTACTACGCCCAGCAGGCGCGCCTGAAACTGGGCCGCGAGGAACTCAAGGGCCCGACCGGCGAGCGCAACGAGCTGTTCCATGAAGGCCGCGGCATCTTCGTCTGCGTCAGCCCGTGGAACTTCCCGCTGGCCATCTACCTTGGCCAGATCACCGCGGCCCTGGTGGCCGGCAACGTGGTGCTGGCCAAGCCGGCCGAGCAGACCAGCCTGATCGCTGCCCGTGCGCTGGAGCTGATGTTCGAAGCCGGCCTGCCGAAGGATGTGATCGCCTTCCTGCCGGGCGACGGTGCGACCCTGGGCGGCGTGTTCTGCCGCGACCCGCGTGTCGCTGGCGTGTGCTTCACCGGCTCCACCGACACGGCGCGGATCATCAACCGCCAGTTGGCCGAGAAGGACGGCATGATCGCCACCCTGATCGCCGAGACCGGCGGCCAGAACGCGATGATCGTCGACTCCACCGCACTGCCCGAGCAGGTGGTCAAGGATGCCGTCGGTTCGGCCTTCACCAGCGCCGGCCAGCGTTGCTCGGCGCTGCGCGTGCTGTACGTGCAGCGCGATATCGCCGACCGGGTGATCGACCTGCTCAAGGGCGCCATGGCCGAGCTGAAGATCGGCCCGACCCACCTGCGCGAGAACGATATCGGCCCGGTCATCGATGGCGAAGCCCGCGACGGCCTGCTGGCGCATATCAAGCAGCTCAAGGGCGAGGGCAAGCTGATTGCCGAGGCGGCGGTGGCGGGCGACCTGAACGGTCATTTCGTAGCGCCCGTGGCCTTCGAGATCGCCGGCATTCACGAACTGCAGAAAGAACAGTTCGGCCCGGTGCTGCACGTGGTGCGCTATGACGCCGCCGATCTGGAGAAGGTGGTCGCGGCCATCAACGCCACCGGCTACGGATTGACCCTTGGCATTCACAGCCGAAACGAGGAAACTGCCGCCCGCATCGAAGCCCTGGCGCGTGTCGGCAACCTGTACGTGAACCGCAACCAGATCGGTGCGGTGGTCGGCGTGCAGCCGTTCGGCGGTTGTGGCCTGTCCGGCACCGGCCCGAAAGCCGGTGGCCCGAGCTACCTGTTGCGCTTCGTCAACGAGCGCACCACCTCGGTGAACACCACGGCGGTAGGCGGCAACGCCTCACTGCTGTCGCTGGGCGACGAGTAA
- a CDS encoding transglycosylase domain-containing protein yields the protein MGALWRSDSAPPVREHKVATAVPRKPQPRKHPVRWVVGSTLLLGLIGASGLLIYELRTAHFQSSELSRYAATLTYEIEDGPSDAIVYPGNGPFDQRQGYSRLPTFIERLQGRGFEVLQQARFSPALSDYAERGFFAPFAEKAQTGVNIEDCRGTPFYTVRNPRQRYSDFAAIPALVIGSLLFIEDRQLLAAEPAEANPAVDWPRFVKAALSQVGKYVGMQDQSAGGSTLATQLEKYRHSPDGITHAPAEKLRQMISASVRAYQGGPQTLVARQNIVRDYLNSVPLSAAPGHGEVHGLADGLRIWFGVDFVTTNRLLDAEQASDANLAERGLALRQVLSLMIAQRRPSYYLAQGRAELAALVDSHLRLLADGGVLDSKLRDVALAQQVTYRDWQTDPNLQRIDSDKGISMARARLAGLLNLSYYELDRLDLEARSSLNSDLQQQVSLYLEQLADPAFAEGVGLFGDRLLSPSKTGDVRYSFTLFERTPNGNQVRVQTDNTHQPFDINESSKLELGSTAKLRVMATYLEVIAELHGRLAGMSPAQLRSQDIADLDLLSRWAVDYLLSNPGADLTPMLDAALERRYSASPAERFFTGGGLHTFGNFRNEDNGRRPTLRESLRESINLPFVRLMRDLVRYSTYQAPGNSAALLKDDKDPRRQEYLSRFADREGTTFMLRFWRKYQGQSAQERLDTFIGGLRLTDTRLAAVHRYLMPGVGQATFGNFIKAHLPGARISDKRIDELYRRYGPGAFSLPDQGYIARVHPLELWLLKYLIDHPQASFNDAVSASAEQRQEVYGWLFKSRHKSARDSRIRIMLEVEAFLDIHQRWQNLGYPFEYLVPSLATALGSSGDRPAALAELIGIIQNDGIRLPTVRIDSLHFAAGTPYDTRLGHVLEAGKRVMAPEVAAALREALSQVVDGGTARRLQGAFSLADGSPLTLGGKTGTGDNRMTSVGRGGQVISSRVQNRTATFVFFLGPDHFGTLTAFVPGRAAENFRFTSALPVQVLKGMQPILAPYLQTGARTLCAPPPQQQMAQVVR from the coding sequence ATGGGCGCACTATGGCGATCCGACTCCGCACCGCCTGTACGCGAGCACAAGGTCGCGACCGCGGTGCCGCGCAAACCCCAGCCCCGCAAGCACCCTGTGCGCTGGGTGGTCGGCTCGACGCTGTTGCTCGGGCTGATCGGAGCGAGTGGATTGCTGATCTACGAACTGCGCACCGCCCATTTCCAGTCCAGCGAACTGAGCCGCTACGCCGCCACGCTCACCTATGAAATCGAAGACGGCCCCAGCGACGCCATCGTCTATCCCGGTAACGGCCCCTTCGATCAACGTCAGGGCTACAGCCGCCTGCCGACCTTTATCGAACGCCTGCAGGGCCGCGGCTTCGAAGTGCTGCAGCAGGCGCGTTTCTCGCCAGCACTGAGCGACTACGCCGAGCGCGGCTTCTTCGCGCCCTTCGCCGAGAAGGCGCAAACCGGTGTGAACATCGAGGATTGCCGCGGCACACCCTTCTACACCGTGCGTAACCCACGTCAGCGCTACAGCGACTTCGCCGCGATTCCTGCGCTGGTGATCGGCAGCCTGCTGTTCATCGAGGACCGCCAGTTGCTTGCTGCCGAGCCGGCCGAAGCCAACCCGGCGGTGGACTGGCCGCGCTTCGTGAAAGCGGCGCTATCCCAGGTCGGCAAGTACGTCGGTATGCAGGATCAGTCCGCTGGTGGCAGCACCCTGGCCACCCAGCTGGAGAAGTACCGCCATTCCCCGGACGGCATTACCCATGCGCCGGCCGAGAAACTGCGCCAGATGATCTCCGCCAGCGTGCGCGCCTACCAGGGCGGCCCGCAGACACTCGTGGCCAGGCAGAACATCGTGCGCGACTACCTCAACAGCGTGCCGCTCTCGGCCGCCCCCGGCCATGGTGAGGTGCACGGCCTGGCCGATGGCCTGCGCATCTGGTTCGGCGTGGATTTCGTCACCACCAACCGTCTGCTCGACGCCGAGCAGGCCAGCGATGCCAACCTGGCCGAGCGGGGCCTGGCGCTGCGCCAGGTGCTATCGCTGATGATCGCCCAGCGCCGGCCCTCGTATTACCTCGCCCAGGGCCGTGCAGAACTGGCCGCGCTGGTCGACAGCCACCTGCGTCTGTTGGCCGACGGTGGCGTGCTGGACAGCAAACTGCGCGACGTGGCCCTGGCCCAGCAGGTGACTTACCGCGACTGGCAGACCGATCCCAACCTGCAGCGCATCGACAGCGACAAGGGCATCAGCATGGCGCGGGCACGATTGGCCGGCCTGCTCAATCTGTCCTACTACGAACTCGACAGGCTCGACCTGGAAGCGCGCTCGAGCCTGAATTCGGACCTGCAGCAACAGGTCAGCCTGTACCTCGAACAACTCGCCGACCCGGCCTTCGCCGAAGGCGTCGGCCTGTTCGGCGACCGCTTGCTGTCGCCCAGCAAGACCGGTGACGTGCGCTACAGCTTCACCCTGTTCGAGCGCACGCCCAACGGCAACCAGGTGCGCGTGCAGACCGACAACACCCATCAGCCCTTCGACATCAACGAAAGCAGCAAGCTGGAGCTGGGCTCTACCGCCAAGCTGCGGGTAATGGCCACCTACCTGGAGGTGATCGCCGAACTGCATGGCCGGCTCGCCGGCATGAGCCCGGCGCAGCTGCGCAGCCAGGACATCGCCGATCTGGATCTGCTCAGCCGCTGGGCCGTCGACTACCTGCTCAGCAACCCGGGTGCCGACCTCACCCCCATGCTCGATGCTGCACTGGAGCGTCGCTACTCGGCCAGCCCGGCGGAACGCTTCTTCACCGGCGGCGGCCTGCATACCTTCGGCAACTTCCGCAATGAGGACAATGGCCGGCGCCCGACCCTGCGCGAGTCGCTACGCGAATCGATCAACCTGCCCTTCGTGCGCCTGATGCGCGACCTGGTGCGCTACAGCACCTACCAGGCGCCGGGCAACAGCGCCGCCCTGCTCAAGGACGACAAGGACCCGCGGCGCCAGGAGTACCTGAGCCGCTTTGCCGACCGCGAAGGCACCACCTTCATGCTGCGCTTCTGGCGCAAGTACCAGGGCCAGTCCGCCCAGGAGCGCCTGGATACCTTTATCGGCGGCCTGCGCCTGACCGACACGCGCCTGGCCGCGGTACACCGCTACCTGATGCCGGGGGTCGGCCAGGCGACCTTTGGCAATTTCATCAAGGCTCACCTGCCGGGCGCACGGATCAGCGACAAGCGCATCGACGAGCTCTACCGGCGTTATGGCCCCGGCGCTTTCAGCCTGCCGGACCAGGGCTACATCGCTCGCGTGCACCCGCTGGAGCTGTGGCTGCTGAAATACCTGATCGACCACCCGCAGGCCTCCTTCAACGACGCGGTGAGCGCCAGCGCCGAGCAGCGTCAGGAAGTCTACGGCTGGCTGTTCAAGAGCCGTCACAAGAGCGCCCGCGACAGCCGCATCCGCATCATGCTGGAGGTCGAGGCCTTCCTGGATATTCACCAGCGCTGGCAGAACCTGGGTTACCCCTTCGAGTACCTGGTGCCGTCCCTGGCCACCGCCCTGGGCAGCTCGGGGGACCGCCCCGCGGCCCTGGCCGAGCTGATCGGCATCATCCAGAACGATGGCATCCGCCTGCCCACGGTGCGCATCGACAGCCTGCACTTCGCCGCAGGCACGCCTTACGACACGCGCCTGGGCCACGTACTCGAAGCCGGCAAACGGGTGATGGCCCCTGAGGTCGCCGCGGCGCTGCGCGAGGCCCTGTCACAGGTGGTGGATGGCGGTACCGCGCGGCGCCTGCAGGGCGCCTTCAGCCTGGCCGATGGCAGCCCGTTGACCCTGGGCGGCAAGACCGGCACCGGCGACAACCGCATGACCAGCGTGGGTCGCGGCGGCCAGGTGATCAGCTCGCGGGTGCAGAACCGCACCGCCACCTTCGTGTTCTTTCTCGGCCCGGACCACTTCGGCACCCTCACCGCCTTCGTACCGGGCCGCGCCGCAGAGAACTTCCGCTTCACCTCGGCGCTGCCGGTGCAGGTGCTCAAGGGCATGCAACCGATCCTGGCGCCCTACCTGCAAACCGGTGCGCGCACGCTGTGCGCTCCGCCACCACAGCAGCAGATGGCGCAGGTGGTGCGCTAG
- a CDS encoding aldo/keto reductase, which produces MRTLELAGTQVPVIGQGTWRMAENRDRRRGEVAALREGIERGLRLIDTAEMYGEGGAEAVVGEAISGKRDQVFLVSKVYPHNASRSGVVAACERSLQRLGTDYLDLYLLHWRGQHPLEETVEAFERLREQGKIGRWGVSNFDLDDLQELGEPACATNQVLYNPEERGVEFDLLPWQQRQNMPLMAYCPLGQGGALLAAAALRQVAQQHGVSTAQVALAWALRQPNVLVIPKASDPRHLAENAAAAELQLSAADLQAIDSAYPAPTRRQRLQMV; this is translated from the coding sequence ATGCGCACACTCGAGTTGGCCGGCACTCAGGTACCGGTGATAGGCCAGGGCACCTGGCGCATGGCGGAAAACCGCGATCGGCGCAGAGGCGAAGTCGCTGCGCTGCGTGAAGGTATCGAGCGCGGCTTGCGGCTGATTGATACCGCCGAAATGTACGGCGAAGGCGGCGCCGAAGCGGTCGTCGGCGAGGCGATCAGCGGCAAGCGTGATCAGGTGTTTCTGGTCAGCAAGGTCTACCCGCACAACGCCAGCCGCAGTGGCGTGGTGGCGGCTTGTGAGCGCAGCTTGCAACGCCTGGGCACCGACTACCTCGACCTCTATCTGCTGCACTGGCGCGGCCAGCACCCGCTGGAGGAAACGGTCGAAGCCTTCGAGCGCCTGCGCGAGCAGGGCAAGATCGGCCGCTGGGGCGTTTCCAACTTCGACCTAGATGACCTGCAGGAACTCGGCGAACCGGCCTGCGCCACCAACCAGGTGCTCTACAACCCCGAGGAGCGCGGCGTGGAGTTCGACCTGCTGCCCTGGCAGCAGCGCCAGAACATGCCTCTGATGGCCTATTGTCCGCTGGGGCAGGGTGGTGCGCTGCTGGCGGCCGCGGCACTGCGACAGGTGGCCCAGCAGCATGGCGTGAGCACCGCCCAGGTCGCCTTGGCCTGGGCGCTGCGCCAGCCCAATGTGCTGGTGATTCCCAAGGCCAGCGACCCCAGGCACCTGGCCGAAAACGCCGCGGCCGCTGAACTGCAACTCAGCGCCGCCGATCTGCAGGCGATCGACAGCGCCTACCCGGCGCCGACGCGCAGGCAGCGGTTGCAGATGGTGTGA
- a CDS encoding VF530 family DNA-binding protein gives MSPSKDPLHGITLQAILTELVEQFGWDGLAQRIDIRCFKSDPSIKSSLTFLRKTPWAREKVEALYLRQKR, from the coding sequence ATGTCCCCCTCCAAAGACCCGCTGCACGGCATCACCCTGCAAGCCATCCTGACCGAACTGGTCGAGCAATTCGGCTGGGACGGCCTGGCTCAGCGTATCGACATCCGCTGCTTCAAGAGCGACCCGAGCATCAAGTCGAGCCTGACCTTCCTGCGCAAGACGCCCTGGGCACGGGAGAAGGTGGAGGCGTTGTATCTGAGGCAGAAGCGTTAG